A stretch of the Sulfurospirillum sp. UCH001 genome encodes the following:
- a CDS encoding SAM-dependent methyltransferase, giving the protein MKFSAYMHEWLYGKEGYYTKERTIGKEGDFYTAVSTSMFFGGAIAKRLLSTIESGFLSSSCHVVEIGAHKGYLLADMIQFIYTLKPVLLSSLKFVIVEPFEANQLMQKAYFEEAFGTAITLKHVKNLDELRCEEAFFVANEIFDAFPCELIKEDQMLFVDKESLFFDTMDEKMKAKADEYGIKKGELCLEYEPFAKAMHHCCNRFEFVTFDYGDKEERGDFSLRVYANHQVYPFFTLTSLVEEKLREKNDFNAFFAKSDITYDVNFSHLFHAFEKNGIKIHVYSTQMKALVEFGLTELLELFAENVSQKQYEAEMNKIKILIDPSFMGERFKMACFRKGEV; this is encoded by the coding sequence GTGAAATTTAGCGCCTATATGCATGAGTGGCTCTATGGCAAGGAGGGCTACTACACCAAAGAACGAACTATCGGAAAAGAGGGTGATTTTTACACTGCTGTAAGTACGAGTATGTTCTTTGGTGGAGCTATTGCCAAACGGTTACTCTCAACGATTGAGAGTGGATTTTTAAGCTCTTCATGCCACGTGGTTGAGATTGGTGCGCATAAAGGCTATCTTCTTGCAGATATGATTCAGTTTATCTATACTCTCAAACCTGTATTGTTATCCTCCCTAAAATTTGTTATTGTTGAGCCTTTTGAGGCGAATCAACTTATGCAAAAAGCCTATTTTGAAGAAGCATTTGGTACTGCTATAACTCTCAAACATGTCAAAAATTTAGATGAACTGAGATGTGAAGAAGCATTTTTTGTTGCCAATGAAATTTTCGATGCGTTTCCATGCGAACTTATCAAAGAAGATCAAATGCTTTTTGTCGACAAAGAAAGTCTTTTTTTTGACACGATGGATGAAAAAATGAAAGCAAAAGCAGATGAATATGGCATCAAAAAAGGCGAACTTTGTTTAGAATATGAGCCTTTTGCTAAAGCAATGCATCACTGTTGCAATCGCTTTGAATTTGTAACATTTGATTATGGTGACAAAGAAGAAAGAGGTGATTTTTCTCTGCGTGTATATGCCAACCATCAAGTCTATCCTTTCTTCACATTGACCTCTTTGGTTGAAGAAAAACTTCGCGAAAAAAATGATTTTAATGCTTTTTTTGCCAAATCAGACATTACCTATGATGTTAATTTTAGTCATCTTTTTCATGCCTTTGAAAAAAATGGCATAAAAATTCATGTGTACAGCACCCAAATGAAAGCGTTGGTTGAGTTTGGATTAACGGAACTTTTAGAACTTTTCGCAGAAAATGTTTCTCAAAAACAGTATGAAGCTGAAATGAATAAAATTAAAATATTGATCGATCCTTCTTTTATGGGAGAACGATTTAAAATGGCATGTTTTCGTAAGGGAGAAGTATAA
- the thiS gene encoding sulfur carrier protein ThiS: MKLIINGEAKESNARTIQELIDELEIESKVMASAVNMNVIKKEQWKSHQLLENDKVEFLQFVGGGA; encoded by the coding sequence ATGAAATTAATTATAAATGGTGAAGCCAAAGAAAGTAATGCGCGAACAATTCAAGAATTGATCGATGAATTAGAGATTGAGAGCAAAGTCATGGCATCAGCGGTTAATATGAATGTCATCAAAAAAGAGCAGTGGAAGAGTCATCAACTCTTGGAAAATGACAAAGTAGAATTTTTACAGTTTGTAGGTGGAGGCGCTTAA
- the acpS gene encoding holo-ACP synthase has translation MIGIDLIEIERITKLKKRFGDKALLKFLSPEEMTLAKSDATAAGFYAAKEAISKALGIGISEKCGFMDIKIYKDAKNAPSFTLSRHLIEDYNITDVSLSITHDKGFAIAVAVIEGKKETRQLWH, from the coding sequence ATGATCGGTATAGACCTCATTGAGATAGAACGTATCACAAAACTCAAAAAGCGCTTTGGAGACAAGGCGCTTTTAAAATTTTTATCTCCTGAAGAAATGACTCTTGCAAAAAGTGATGCTACTGCTGCTGGTTTCTATGCTGCGAAAGAAGCTATTTCAAAAGCACTTGGAATCGGCATTAGTGAAAAATGTGGATTTATGGATATAAAGATTTATAAAGACGCTAAAAATGCACCCTCTTTTACGCTTTCACGCCATCTCATTGAAGATTACAACATCACTGATGTATCACTCTCCATCACCCACGATAAAGGTTTTGCGATTGCTGTAGCTGTCATTGAAGGCAAAAAAGAGACTCGCCAACTTTGGCACTGA
- the fliL gene encoding flagellar basal body-associated protein FliL, with protein sequence MAGKKPEDADGAVDKKPKSNMVLIIVVVLLVVLLIGGGAAAFLLLGSHDEAAPTQTTQQDVKTEKKKSSKKSTDHLAIGPMYPMAQFVVNLLSESGNRFLKVSIDLELSDPKLQPEMDHKKSLIRDIIIRTFSSKTFEEISTLKGKDKLKDEVLDKINENLSDGQVKNIYFTDFVVQ encoded by the coding sequence ATGGCTGGTAAAAAACCTGAAGATGCTGATGGTGCCGTTGATAAAAAACCTAAAAGCAATATGGTGCTTATTATTGTCGTCGTATTGTTAGTAGTACTTCTAATAGGTGGAGGAGCAGCAGCTTTTTTACTTTTAGGAAGCCATGATGAGGCAGCACCAACACAAACTACACAACAAGATGTCAAAACTGAGAAGAAAAAAAGTAGCAAAAAATCAACAGATCATTTAGCTATTGGTCCAATGTATCCTATGGCACAATTTGTTGTTAACTTACTCAGCGAAAGTGGTAACCGCTTTTTAAAAGTCTCTATAGACTTAGAACTGAGTGATCCAAAGTTACAACCAGAAATGGATCATAAAAAGTCTCTGATTCGTGACATCATCATTCGTACATTCTCATCTAAAACCTTTGAAGAGATTAGCACACTCAAAGGTAAAGATAAACTCAAAGATGAAGTCCTAGATAAAATCAATGAAAATCTCTCTGATGGACAAGTCAAAAACATCTACTTTACAGACTTCGTGGTTCAATGA
- the radA gene encoding DNA repair protein RadA, translated as MAKKQILFECQACGHQSAKWLGKCPNCGAWDEYIELSDKQIEVLKEINSKPIANTQSNAIPITEVSFEQIERYSSGDQELDLVLGGGIVQGSLTLIGGSPGVGKSTLLLKIAGNLAREGKKVLYVSGEESSSQIKLRANRVDSNYPNLYLLSEIRLDTIFKELEKHAFEVLIIDSIQTIYSEKIASAPGSVSQVREITFELMRFGKEKNIATFIIGHITKEGSIAGPRVLEHMVDTVLYFEGDSSRELRLLRGFKNRFGTTSEVGIFEMTKVGLVSAKDVSKKFFTRGKAQAGSAITVMMEGSRPIVLEVQALVSDSGYPNPKRSATGYELNRLTMLLALLERKLDLPFNQYDVYINIAGGIKINETSADLAIIAAIISSYRNRPISKDTIFIGEVSLIGDVRDIFNLDLRLKEAKSQQFEKAVVPSLPLEKIDGIKCYNIDEVSKLIEWM; from the coding sequence ATGGCTAAAAAACAGATTCTTTTCGAATGCCAAGCCTGTGGGCATCAAAGTGCCAAATGGCTTGGTAAATGCCCTAATTGTGGGGCATGGGATGAGTACATTGAACTCAGCGATAAACAGATAGAAGTACTCAAAGAGATCAATTCTAAACCAATAGCCAATACTCAAAGTAACGCTATTCCTATTACTGAAGTGAGTTTTGAGCAAATTGAGCGTTATAGCTCAGGAGATCAGGAACTTGATTTGGTGCTTGGCGGAGGTATTGTTCAAGGAAGCCTTACCCTCATCGGTGGAAGCCCAGGTGTGGGTAAATCAACCTTACTTCTTAAAATAGCAGGAAACCTCGCTCGTGAAGGTAAAAAAGTTCTTTATGTCAGTGGGGAAGAGTCATCAAGTCAGATCAAATTGCGAGCAAACCGTGTGGACAGCAATTATCCAAATCTTTATCTTCTCTCTGAAATCAGACTCGATACGATATTTAAAGAGCTAGAAAAACATGCGTTTGAAGTACTTATTATCGACTCTATTCAAACAATTTACAGTGAAAAAATTGCCTCAGCACCGGGAAGTGTCTCACAAGTACGAGAAATCACTTTTGAGTTAATGCGTTTTGGAAAAGAAAAGAACATTGCAACATTTATCATCGGACATATCACTAAAGAAGGCTCTATCGCCGGTCCTCGCGTTTTAGAGCACATGGTCGATACCGTACTCTACTTTGAAGGCGATTCTTCTCGTGAGCTACGTCTTCTTCGTGGTTTTAAAAACCGTTTTGGAACAACCAGTGAAGTGGGTATTTTTGAGATGACTAAAGTGGGCCTTGTGAGTGCTAAAGATGTCTCTAAAAAGTTTTTTACAAGAGGAAAAGCGCAAGCAGGCTCAGCTATTACGGTTATGATGGAAGGAAGCCGCCCTATTGTTTTGGAAGTACAAGCACTAGTCAGCGACAGCGGATATCCTAACCCTAAACGTAGTGCTACAGGGTATGAACTCAATCGTCTTACAATGCTTTTAGCGCTTTTGGAGCGTAAACTGGATTTACCGTTTAACCAATATGATGTTTACATCAACATTGCCGGTGGTATTAAGATCAATGAAACATCGGCAGATCTTGCAATTATTGCAGCGATTATTAGCTCTTATCGTAATCGCCCTATTAGTAAAGACACCATTTTCATTGGTGAAGTTTCACTGATTGGGGATGTGCGTGACATTTTTAATCTTGACCTAAGACTCAAAGAAGCTAAGTCCCAGCAGTTCGAAAAAGCAGTTGTTCCATCTCTACCATTAGAAAAAATCGATGGTATCAAGTGCTATAATATCGATGAAGTGTCAAAATTAATCGAATGGATGTAA
- the ftsY gene encoding signal recognition particle-docking protein FtsY translates to MFSFIKKGLDKTLGAIKEILPEKVEKIDKTTLEEILIESDIPYELIEEILYYLPPAQNVAREDVRRVLKAYFKYDTTTQDLSQKPFVELVIGVNGAGKTTTIAKLAHNYKKENQSVLLGAADTFRAAAIEQLKSWAEKIGVGIIYTQQGHDPSAVAYDTISSAVAKKIDHVIIDTAGRLHNQVNLANELKKIVRICDKALTGAPHRKILILDGTQGTSAINQAKAFHEMISIDAIIITKLDGTAKGGSLFGIAKALELPIIYVGVGEGRDDLIPFNADHYIDTILDSIFTTNNG, encoded by the coding sequence ATGTTTAGTTTTATTAAAAAAGGTCTCGACAAAACCCTTGGAGCTATCAAGGAAATATTGCCTGAAAAAGTCGAAAAAATTGATAAAACGACCCTAGAAGAAATTCTGATCGAGTCTGATATTCCTTATGAGTTGATTGAAGAGATTCTCTACTATCTTCCACCTGCACAGAATGTTGCACGTGAAGATGTGAGACGTGTTTTAAAAGCCTATTTCAAATACGACACAACGACACAAGATCTATCGCAAAAACCTTTTGTTGAACTCGTTATTGGAGTGAATGGAGCAGGTAAAACAACCACCATCGCCAAACTAGCGCACAACTATAAAAAAGAAAATCAAAGCGTACTCTTGGGTGCTGCTGATACCTTTAGAGCCGCAGCGATTGAGCAGCTCAAAAGTTGGGCAGAGAAAATTGGCGTGGGCATCATTTACACGCAACAAGGGCATGACCCTTCCGCTGTGGCATACGATACCATCAGTTCAGCTGTCGCTAAAAAGATCGATCATGTTATTATCGATACAGCAGGAAGATTGCACAATCAAGTCAATCTTGCTAACGAACTCAAAAAAATCGTTCGTATCTGCGATAAGGCACTGACTGGCGCACCACATCGTAAAATTCTCATTCTAGATGGGACACAAGGAACATCAGCGATCAATCAAGCTAAAGCGTTTCATGAGATGATAAGTATTGATGCAATTATCATCACAAAACTTGATGGTACAGCCAAAGGTGGTTCACTTTTTGGAATTGCTAAAGCACTAGAGCTTCCTATCATCTATGTGGGAGTAGGAGAAGGCAGAGACGACCTTATCCCATTTAATGCAGATCATTACATCGACACGATTTTAGATTCTATTTTTACTACGAACAATGGCTAA
- a CDS encoding TlpA disulfide reductase family protein, translating into MKFWFALFVSCSMLFFSGCSSEKKKVDENSSKVKEEVKNEKIVLQDISGKEIVVTPLERGFSFAGYENKIVLVNFFTTWCPPCKAEIPHLVNLQEKYKDNFVIISVLLEENKSNEEINSFVKYNNINYIITNGIDNFKLAQSAGGVKNIPLMFLYDKNGKYSTHYVGAIPEEMIDADIKKVL; encoded by the coding sequence ATGAAGTTTTGGTTTGCTCTATTTGTTTCTTGTTCTATGCTTTTTTTTAGCGGTTGTTCTTCTGAAAAAAAGAAAGTAGATGAGAACTCTTCGAAAGTCAAAGAAGAGGTTAAAAATGAAAAAATTGTACTTCAAGACATTTCAGGGAAAGAAATTGTTGTTACGCCACTTGAAAGAGGGTTTAGTTTTGCTGGATATGAAAATAAAATTGTTTTAGTTAACTTTTTTACGACGTGGTGTCCACCATGTAAAGCTGAAATTCCTCACCTTGTTAACCTTCAAGAAAAATACAAAGACAATTTTGTCATCATCAGTGTTCTTTTGGAAGAAAACAAATCCAATGAAGAAATCAACAGCTTTGTAAAATATAACAATATCAATTATATCATCACCAATGGTATTGACAATTTCAAACTTGCTCAGAGCGCTGGTGGCGTTAAAAACATTCCTTTGATGTTCTTATATGATAAAAACGGCAAATACTCTACACATTATGTAGGCGCAATTCCAGAAGAGATGATCGATGCTGACATCAAAAAAGTACTCTAA
- a CDS encoding 5-formyltetrahydrofolate cyclo-ligase: MQKIKFESKSEFRSYAREKLCSVHNPYKRDKLVEKHILELLKHAHARSILLYVSLPIEANTKGIIATCRRRKCKVYVPFMEGVSFKMVKWRLPSSKKTFNIEEPKNSFAVKPKIDFAVVPVIGVDGALKRIGFGKGMYDRFFASLEPKPPIAFVQREFCMTQSLLSEAHDIAADIYLTPYKTIIKRGTNGLRVISGRRSCASKRRCRIFHREKDGSCKL, from the coding sequence ATGCAAAAAATTAAGTTTGAGAGTAAGTCGGAATTTCGCTCTTATGCAAGAGAAAAATTGTGTTCAGTACACAATCCTTATAAGCGTGATAAACTCGTTGAAAAACACATTTTAGAACTGTTGAAACATGCCCATGCACGTTCCATATTGCTCTATGTTTCTCTCCCTATTGAAGCCAATACAAAAGGCATTATTGCAACATGCAGGCGAAGAAAATGTAAAGTCTATGTTCCGTTTATGGAAGGCGTCAGTTTCAAGATGGTAAAATGGAGATTGCCTTCAAGTAAGAAAACATTTAACATAGAAGAGCCAAAGAACTCTTTTGCTGTTAAACCAAAAATTGATTTTGCAGTAGTGCCCGTCATAGGGGTTGATGGGGCATTGAAAAGAATTGGTTTTGGTAAAGGGATGTATGATCGTTTTTTTGCATCGCTTGAGCCTAAACCTCCAATAGCATTTGTTCAAAGGGAGTTTTGTATGACACAAAGCCTTTTATCTGAAGCACATGATATTGCAGCTGATATTTATTTAACCCCCTATAAAACTATTATTAAAAGAGGGACAAATGGTCTTAGAGTCATTAGCGGTCGGCGGAGCTGCGCTAGCAAGCGGCGTTGCAGGATTTTTCATCGCGAAAAAGATGGAAGCTGCAAATTATGA
- the rny gene encoding ribonuclease Y has protein sequence MVLESLAVGGAALASGVAGFFIAKKMEAANYEIHVAQARAKAKAIEHEAELILSNSNIKVKEAELEAKRKYEDRTITLKKEHSEKMLELEKKERTYKEELKKITKDREDLQVLQTSANALFDEGQQLKEEYTSKVNEALMVLERSAGLTQNEAKEIVLAKVEEQSRAEIAHTVRRLEEEAKQDIKRRVNYILAQATTRFAGEFAAERLINVVNIKDDELKGRIIGKEGRNIKTLEMLLGVDIIIDDTPNAIILSSFNLYRRAIATKVIELLVQDGRIQPARIEGIYEKVKDEFDQSLMEEGENIIIDLGLSKMHPELVKLIGRLKFRASYGQNALGHSLEVAHLAGIIAAETGGDVLLARRAGILHDIGKALTHETAGSHVDLGAEICRRYKEHDVVINAIFAHHGHEEPTSVESAAVCAADTLSAARPGARREVLESFLKRVQDIEEIAKNKQGIKQVYAINAGREIRVIANAKLINDDEAVLLAKEIAQEIESKVQYPGEIKVNVIRELRAVDFAR, from the coding sequence ATGGTCTTAGAGTCATTAGCGGTCGGCGGAGCTGCGCTAGCAAGCGGCGTTGCAGGATTTTTCATCGCGAAAAAGATGGAAGCTGCAAATTATGAGATACATGTTGCTCAAGCAAGAGCTAAAGCAAAAGCCATTGAGCATGAAGCAGAGTTAATTCTTAGTAATAGCAATATTAAGGTTAAAGAAGCAGAACTAGAAGCGAAACGAAAATACGAAGATCGTACGATTACGCTTAAAAAAGAGCATTCAGAAAAAATGCTTGAACTAGAGAAAAAAGAGCGTACTTATAAAGAGGAACTCAAAAAAATCACGAAAGATCGTGAAGACCTTCAAGTGTTGCAAACAAGCGCAAATGCTTTGTTCGATGAAGGACAACAACTCAAAGAAGAATACACCTCTAAAGTCAATGAAGCGCTTATGGTGTTAGAGCGTTCAGCAGGACTTACTCAAAATGAAGCAAAAGAGATCGTTTTAGCCAAAGTAGAAGAACAATCTCGTGCAGAAATTGCACATACGGTTAGACGCCTTGAAGAAGAGGCAAAACAAGATATCAAACGTCGTGTCAATTACATCCTTGCTCAAGCAACAACCCGTTTTGCAGGTGAGTTCGCGGCTGAGCGTCTTATCAACGTTGTTAATATTAAAGATGACGAGCTTAAAGGTCGTATTATTGGTAAAGAGGGTCGCAATATCAAAACCCTTGAGATGCTTTTAGGTGTTGATATTATCATCGATGATACACCAAATGCGATTATTTTAAGTAGCTTCAACCTTTACAGACGTGCCATTGCAACGAAAGTGATTGAGCTTTTAGTTCAAGATGGCAGAATTCAACCAGCACGTATTGAAGGCATCTATGAAAAAGTTAAAGATGAATTTGATCAAAGCTTAATGGAAGAGGGTGAAAATATTATCATCGATCTTGGTCTTTCTAAAATGCATCCAGAGCTTGTAAAATTGATTGGTCGTTTAAAATTTAGAGCAAGTTATGGACAAAATGCTCTTGGTCACTCACTTGAAGTTGCTCATTTAGCGGGTATCATTGCAGCTGAAACAGGCGGCGATGTATTGCTTGCTCGCCGTGCAGGTATCTTACATGATATCGGTAAAGCATTAACACATGAGACAGCAGGAAGCCATGTTGACTTAGGTGCTGAAATTTGTCGTCGTTATAAAGAGCACGATGTGGTTATCAATGCAATTTTTGCACACCATGGACATGAAGAACCAACATCTGTTGAATCAGCAGCTGTTTGTGCAGCAGACACCCTTTCTGCGGCTCGTCCAGGTGCTAGAAGAGAAGTTCTTGAGAGCTTCTTAAAACGTGTTCAAGATATTGAGGAGATTGCAAAAAATAAACAAGGTATTAAGCAAGTCTATGCGATCAATGCGGGACGTGAAATTCGTGTTATTGCAAATGCAAAACTCATCAATGATGATGAAGCAGTACTCCTTGCTAAAGAGATTGCACAAGAGATTGAAAGCAAAGTTCAATATCCAGGTGAAATTAAAGTCAACGTTATTAGAGAACTTCGCGCTGTTGACTTCGCACGCTAA
- a CDS encoding ABC transporter ATP-binding protein: MHTHYSFKTLFDEIKHYKKELILANIIAFLAVTISTPVPLLMPMLVDEVLLGKQGVMTHYVDALFGASNPAYFYIGVVLVIVVLLRVIFFLLNYLQTKLFTIVSKNIAFKIRKDVLEHLSHVAMNQFEFFGSGKAASLLVTDVETIDNFLGVFVSRLIISVFTILGVGAVLLMIHWQLGLFILILNPIVILFTTKLAKKVAKLKKEQNKAFELFQEALSETLDMFVQIRATNKERLFFDKVDEHAKTIKESSIIFGYKSDGANRLSFLVFLSGFELFRAASIFVVAYSDLSIGAMLAIFGYLWVMMPPIQDILNIQYTYHNASKALGRINEILSLKKEERGSHIKNPFLETYTNAIELKDVNFSYDGTKQILEDINLTIPKGSKIAIIGASGSGKTTLAHLLVGLYPLESGDIFFDGISVKEIGLDVVRDHLFLVLQNPQLFNASIAQNLMIDEKTDKALIHQALQIAQLESFIDELPEGLQTQIGKHGIKLSGGQRQRLSIARMVLQNPNVVILDESTSALDVHTEVKLFNALENYLECKTTIIIAHRLSTIKKADFIYVLDKGRIVESGTHEELMRQEGAFYEYVVQNRRSKDNEKNMA; this comes from the coding sequence ATGCATACGCACTACAGCTTCAAAACCCTTTTTGATGAGATAAAACACTACAAAAAAGAGCTGATATTAGCCAATATCATTGCTTTCTTGGCCGTGACTATTAGCACGCCTGTGCCTCTTTTAATGCCTATGTTAGTGGATGAAGTTCTTTTAGGCAAGCAAGGGGTTATGACACACTATGTAGATGCTCTATTTGGAGCTTCAAATCCGGCGTATTTTTATATTGGTGTGGTTTTAGTTATTGTTGTTTTGCTAAGAGTCATCTTTTTTCTTTTAAACTATTTGCAAACAAAACTGTTTACGATCGTGTCTAAAAATATTGCTTTTAAGATTCGCAAAGACGTCTTAGAACATTTGAGCCATGTGGCAATGAACCAATTTGAGTTTTTTGGTTCAGGAAAGGCTGCTTCTCTCCTCGTAACCGATGTTGAGACAATCGATAATTTCTTAGGTGTTTTTGTCAGTCGTTTAATTATCTCAGTATTTACTATTTTAGGGGTAGGTGCTGTTTTATTGATGATTCATTGGCAACTTGGTCTTTTCATCTTAATTCTCAATCCAATCGTCATTCTTTTTACTACGAAATTGGCTAAAAAGGTGGCAAAGCTTAAAAAAGAGCAGAATAAAGCTTTTGAGCTTTTCCAAGAAGCACTCTCTGAGACACTCGATATGTTTGTGCAAATTCGTGCAACCAATAAAGAGAGACTCTTTTTTGATAAAGTGGATGAACACGCTAAAACCATTAAAGAAAGTTCAATTATTTTTGGTTACAAAAGTGATGGCGCTAATCGTCTCTCTTTTCTTGTATTCTTATCAGGATTTGAGCTTTTTCGCGCAGCAAGTATCTTTGTGGTTGCGTATTCAGATCTTAGTATTGGCGCAATGCTTGCTATTTTTGGTTATTTGTGGGTTATGATGCCGCCTATTCAAGACATACTCAATATCCAGTATACCTATCACAATGCAAGCAAGGCATTAGGCCGTATTAACGAAATTTTGAGTCTAAAAAAAGAAGAGAGAGGATCACACATCAAAAATCCTTTCTTAGAAACATATACAAATGCAATTGAACTTAAAGACGTCAATTTTAGCTATGATGGAACAAAACAGATTCTTGAAGATATTAATTTGACAATTCCAAAAGGTTCAAAAATCGCTATAATAGGCGCTAGTGGAAGTGGTAAAACAACATTGGCACATCTTTTGGTAGGACTGTATCCATTAGAATCTGGTGATATTTTCTTTGATGGCATTTCAGTCAAAGAGATTGGTTTAGATGTGGTAAGAGATCATCTCTTTTTAGTGTTACAAAATCCACAACTTTTCAATGCTTCTATTGCTCAAAACTTGATGATTGATGAAAAAACCGATAAAGCACTCATTCATCAGGCGTTACAAATTGCTCAGTTGGAGAGTTTTATTGATGAACTTCCTGAAGGGCTACAAACGCAAATAGGCAAGCATGGCATTAAGCTTTCAGGTGGACAAAGACAACGTCTAAGCATCGCTCGTATGGTGCTGCAAAATCCTAATGTTGTTATTTTGGATGAGTCAACATCAGCATTGGATGTTCATACGGAAGTAAAGCTTTTTAACGCACTTGAAAATTATCTAGAATGTAAAACAACCATTATTATAGCGCATAGGCTTAGTACGATTAAAAAGGCCGATTTTATCTATGTGTTGGATAAGGGGCGTATTGTTGAGTCTGGCACACATGAGGAACTTATGCGTCAAGAGGGCGCATTTTATGAATACGTTGTACAAAATAGAAGGAGTAAAGATAATGAAAAAAATATGGCTTAG
- a CDS encoding lipid-binding SYLF domain-containing protein gives MKKIWLSLIISFVMTTTLFASAEEKLLDSSNALKNMIYDSKIKVPQKILERAQAIAIFPGTIEISMFLGGKTGNGVMVVRRSDGSWSYPFFVKLGGAGLGFQLGFEKKDILMIFQTKDSIQKLMNNKITLGADASVAAGPAGESAGRGSELDFKSEVYTYTKTEGAFVGVSIDGSVMNHDYDQNIELYGNNITPAQIVESDGLISSYAVEEFLKAIQKLTR, from the coding sequence ATGAAAAAAATATGGCTTAGTTTAATTATAAGTTTTGTAATGACCACAACACTTTTTGCATCTGCGGAAGAGAAACTTTTGGATTCCTCCAATGCTCTTAAAAACATGATATATGATTCAAAAATTAAAGTACCACAGAAAATTCTTGAGCGTGCTCAGGCGATTGCTATTTTCCCTGGAACGATTGAAATTAGTATGTTCTTAGGTGGGAAAACAGGTAATGGTGTTATGGTCGTTCGTAGAAGTGACGGTTCATGGAGCTATCCATTTTTTGTGAAACTTGGTGGAGCGGGACTTGGTTTTCAACTCGGCTTTGAGAAAAAAGATATCTTGATGATTTTCCAAACAAAAGACAGTATTCAAAAATTGATGAATAATAAAATTACACTTGGAGCAGATGCATCTGTTGCTGCAGGTCCTGCAGGTGAGAGTGCTGGTAGAGGTAGTGAGCTTGATTTTAAATCAGAGGTCTATACCTATACGAAGACAGAGGGAGCGTTTGTGGGTGTGTCAATTGATGGATCTGTTATGAACCATGATTATGACCAAAATATCGAACTCTATGGTAATAATATCACCCCAGCACAAATTGTAGAATCGGATGGACTGATCTCTTCATATGCTGTTGAAGAATTCCTCAAAGCAATACAAAAATTGACACGTTAA